The genomic region AGCATGCGCGCCGCATCGTGCGTCTCCTCGACGGCCGCATCCTGGACGACCGGACGAATCCGGGCGGACGGGGGGCCGCGTCCGCGCCGGCCCTCGCCACGGACACCCCGGCCTGACCGTCGGACCATTGCTTTCGGCGTCCCCCGCCGCTACGCTTTCGGGTCTCATGTCCGTCCGCCGCACCGTCGCCGCGGCCCTTCCGGCGCTGCTCCTCGCCCTTCCGGCGGCCGCTCTCCCGCGGGAAGACGAGCCGCGCGTCGCCTTTTCGGGAAACGTTCACCCGGCGATCGGCGAGGCCCGGGACGCGGGGCCCGTGGATCCGGCGTTCCCGATGCGCCGCATGATCCTCGTGCTCGGGCGCCGGGCCGGAGCGGAGGCGCAGATCGGCGCGCTCCTCGCCGCGCAGCACGACCCCGCGTCTCCGCTGTACCACCGCTGGCTCACTCCCGAGGAATTCGGCGAGCGATTCGGAATCGGCGACGACGAGCTCGGACGCGTCCTCGGGTGGCTGCAGGAGAACGGCTTCGCGATCGACGAGGTGGCGAAGGGACGCGGCTGGATCGACTTCACCGGAACCGCGGCCCAGGTCGAGAACGCGTTCGGAACGCCGATTCACGAGTTCACGAGCGGCGGCGCGATCCGCCATGCCAACGTCGCCGACCCGTCGGTGCCCGCCCGGCTGTCGCCGGCGATCGTCGGCATCGCTTCGCTGCACGACTTTCCGAAACGGTCGTACCGCGCGGCCGGCGCCGGGTCTCCCGAATATTCGAACGGCGGCACGCACTGTCTCGCCCCGGCCGATTTCGCCCGGATCTACGACCTGGAGCCGCTCTACGCCCAGGGGATCGACGGCACCGGACAGAAGATCGCGATCGTCGGCCGCGTGCAGATCGACGTCGCCGACGTCCGGAATTTCCGGAGCCGCTTCGGTCTTCCCGTCCGGGATCCGCTGGTGCTCGTGAACGGTCCCGATCCGGGGTTCTGGGACAAGGGGGAGGAACAGGAGGCCGACCTCGACGTCCAATGGGCGGGAGGCGTGGCTCCGGGCGCGCAGGTGACGCTCGTGGTCAGCCAGTCGACCGACGCCACGGACGGCGTCGACCTCTCCGCCCAGTACATCGTCGAACACAACCTCGCCGCCGTGATGAGCACGAGCTTCGGAGAATGCGAATCCGACATGGGGACGACGAACCTGACGTTCTACCAGCACCTCTGGACCCAGGCGGCGGTGCAGGGAATCACGAGCTTCGTTTCTTCCGGGGATACCGGCTTCGCGGGGTGCGACGGCGGACAGGACCTCAAGCCGACCGGAGCGGCCGTGAACGGCGTCGCCTCGAG from Thermoanaerobaculia bacterium harbors:
- a CDS encoding S53 family peptidase, with protein sequence MSVRRTVAAALPALLLALPAAALPREDEPRVAFSGNVHPAIGEARDAGPVDPAFPMRRMILVLGRRAGAEAQIGALLAAQHDPASPLYHRWLTPEEFGERFGIGDDELGRVLGWLQENGFAIDEVAKGRGWIDFTGTAAQVENAFGTPIHEFTSGGAIRHANVADPSVPARLSPAIVGIASLHDFPKRSYRAAGAGSPEYSNGGTHCLAPADFARIYDLEPLYAQGIDGTGQKIAIVGRVQIDVADVRNFRSRFGLPVRDPLVLVNGPDPGFWDKGEEQEADLDVQWAGGVAPGAQVTLVVSQSTDATDGVDLSAQYIVEHNLAAVMSTSFGECESDMGTTNLTFYQHLWTQAAVQGITSFVSSGDTGFAGCDGGQDLKPTGAAVNGVASSDHVVAVGGTQFDEGGQTTLYWTDKPDAATGLSAVSYIPEKGWNESQAAGGHGLWASGGGASAFRAKPSWQAGPGVPADGKRDLPDVSLAAATHDGYFVFQGDNGGGATIGGTSAASPAMAGIMALIVQKAGARQGNANRGFYPLASAQSAGSGPAVFHDVVSGDSDLVGLAGGKCGPGFDLVTGLGSVDAFALANAWESLPRETIPPPGPRRIAPVTQPAPRPVDRPRAGP